One stretch of Miscanthus floridulus cultivar M001 chromosome 18, ASM1932011v1, whole genome shotgun sequence DNA includes these proteins:
- the LOC136522564 gene encoding protein MONOCULM 1-like has protein sequence MHVLPLHTLMLLACHHRRLRLPPLLRGLVAPLKKKKLGLGGTTVEAMLSSLHHHHSSSDDTDNNNGNKNGSSSNSGGGVLAVAVPSSRDLVLACADLLQRGDLQAARRAAGVLLSAASPRADAADRLAYHFARALALRADVRAAAAGRVVAPGLVAAATSSAAAWPASSGAYLAFNQIAPFLRFAHLTANQAILDAVEGARRIHILDLDAAHGVQWPPLLQAIAERADPAVGPPEVRITGAGADRDTLLRTGSRLRAFARSIQLPFHFTPLLLSFAATHHHQQVASASTTTTTSSAATSLELHPDETLAVNCVMFLHKLGGQDELAAFLKWVKAMAPAVVTVAERETIGGGFDRIDDLPQRAAVAMDHYSAVFEALEATVPPGSRERLAVEQEVLGREIDAALGASGGRWWRGLERWGAAAGAAGFAARPLSAFAVSQARLLLRLHYPSEGYLVQEARGACFLGWQTRPLLSVSSWQ, from the coding sequence ATGCACGTCCTTCCACTCCACACCCTCATGCTCCTCGCCTGCCATCACCGCCGACTCCGGCTGCCGCCGCTCCTCCGCGGGCTCGTCGCACcgctgaagaagaagaagctcgGCCTGGGCGGAACGACCGTCGAAGCTATGCTCAGCtcactccaccaccaccactcctCCTCCGACGACACCGACAACAACAATGGCAACAAGaacggcagcagcagcaacagcggcggcggcgtcctcgcgGTGGCGGTGCCGTCCTCGCGGGACCTCGTGCTGGCCTGCGCCGACCTGCTGCAGCGCGGGGACCTCCAGgccgcgcgccgcgccgcggGGGTCCTCCTGTCCGCGGCGTCCCCGCGCGCGGACGCCGCCGACCGCCTCGCCTACCACTTCGCGCGGGCGCTCGCGCTCCGGGCGGATGTCAGGGCCGCCGCCGCGGGCCGCGTCGTCGCCCCGGGCTTGGTGGCCGCCGCTACTTCCTCCGCCGCCGCGTGGCCGGCGTCGTCTGGCGCCTATCTCGCGTTCAACCAGATCGCGCCCTTCCTGCGCTTCGCGCACCTGACGGCGAACCAGGCCATCCTCGACGCCGTCGAGGGCGCGCGCCGAATCCACATCCTCGACCTGGACGCCGCGCACGGCGTGCAGTGGCCGCCTCTCCTGCAGGCGATCGCCGAACGCGCCGACCCGGCCGTGGGACCGCCGGAGGTGCGCatcaccggcgccggcgccgaccGGGACACCCTCCTCCGCACCGGCAGCCGCCTCCGCGCCTTCGCCCGCTCCATCCAGCTCCCCTTCCACTTCACGCCGCTCCTGCTCTCCTTCGCCGCCACCCATCATCATCAGCAGGTCGCCAGCGCGAGCACCACAACGACCACATCGAGCGCGGCCACGAGCCTGGAACTGCACCCGGACGAGACGCTGGCCGTCAACTGCGTCATGTTCTTGCACAAGCTAGGCGGGCAGGACGAGCTTGCCGCCTTCTTGAAGTGGGTGAAGGCCATGGCCCCCGCCGTGGTGACCGTCGCGGAGAGGGAGACAATCGGCGGGGGTTTCGACCGCATCGACGACCTGCCCCAGCGGGCCGCGGTTGCCATGGATCACTACTCGGCTGTCTTCGAGGCGCTCGAGGCAACTGTGCCACCGGGGAGCCGGGAGCGGCTAGCGGTGGAGCAGGAGGTGCTCGGCAGGGAGATCGACGCCGCGCTGGGTGCCTCCGGTGGGAGGTGGTGGCGCGGACTCGAACGGTGGGGAGCAGCGGCGGGCGCCGCCGGATTCGCGGCGCGGCCGCTCAGTGCGTTCGCCGTGTCGCAGgcacggctgctgctgcggctgcaCTACCCGTCGGAGGGCTACCTCGTGCAGGAGGCGCGCGGCGCGTGCTTTCTTGGGTGGCAGACGCGGCCACTGCTGTCCGTGTCGTCGTGGCAGTAG